In Alphaproteobacteria bacterium, a genomic segment contains:
- a CDS encoding tetratricopeptide repeat protein, with the protein MIRSVFEKKLNDISAQIRQKPPSFTIYYWQGNDECSALVQQFETHLKLAGMLVTVQSLKGSCSLDSFMEETSKSSEKHHRYVIPKALQTELKNKQVENNLLISSLTFEECENSDSLIFLKENTKNALTPFYFSETFSTVSLGNGSTYYHSFIKILMHLLPENDFEDFLVKIQRHNGETGESIVSNSTQSYLPIQNTKSYFGNLKTEFLNILYQRKWQLRFLTSLLLIILSTTFLGGSIFSIKRSPIREASVRSDLPIPSKPTFLNRTDLIAEISNSFKDTPEIQTIAIIGPGGSGKTTLARQYARSQKSPIVWEINAETQESLRNSFENFAYALLKTDEEKKVMRELQGIKMAAEKDKKIIQLVKDSLKLRTGWLLIFDNVEKFSDIQKYFPSDPNVWGNGKVILTTRDSHIQNNSQIQLAIQVGELEPSEKLNFFLKIMNHSSGPSSSLSNKGEIEKFLNNIPSFPLDVSLAAHYLKATSTSYEEYLMLLKTSNNEFLEMQENVLKDSTNYTKTRYNIIATSLKKLTNANKDFSELLLFISLIGSQNIPRDLLHRCKEKTIVDNFIYHLKKYSLLTGEDSLSSQNNTFSLHRSTQAIILPYLLDALPLEKRNELLKRITRIFAYYIIDAVDKEEFLKLKYFVSHINVFLSFTNLINDEYKHIITSELGIIYYYENKFVIAKNYLENNIEYFNNLQNINHSRIVRLSIYLGSVYFNLGNYEKAKDYFERSVVISKKHLPKDYKLFSMALNSLGNFYKILGKYEESKKLLEESLAIYEKYLPQNFNDIASTLTNLGSLYAILGEHTKSIEFHQKSLDILEQNFPENHPAVPLALIHLGAVYRITGDYYTSKKLLERALRISKLHFSDNYNYIARTSCHLGNVYRKLGYYEKAKVLLEQSLKIYDQYSPDDYVGKSWPLAHLGILNYNIGNYDKAGDLLEKSLVLLKKHLPENHIEISWVLAHLGIVNREIGKLEISKSQLEKSLAIYKKCLPNNHVGIPWVMMHLANTYSKMGYHEKARILLEESVQLHKNIFKQDNIRLSWVSAQLGNIYLHLKNYEKAKALIEHSLENHQKYYQKTHPKIAWMNSRLKVVNKELELINNSQ; encoded by the coding sequence ATGATCCGGAGCGTCTTCGAGAAAAAGCTAAATGACATTTCAGCTCAAATTCGCCAAAAACCCCCTTCTTTTACAATTTATTATTGGCAAGGAAATGATGAGTGCTCAGCACTTGTACAGCAATTCGAAACGCATCTAAAACTCGCAGGTATGTTAGTCACGGTTCAAAGCCTAAAGGGCTCATGCTCTTTAGACTCCTTTATGGAAGAAACGAGTAAGAGCTCAGAAAAGCACCATCGGTATGTAATTCCCAAAGCCCTTCAGACTGAGCTTAAAAACAAACAAGTAGAGAATAACTTGCTGATATCTTCACTCACTTTTGAAGAATGCGAAAATTCTGATTCTCTCATATTTTTAAAAGAGAATACAAAAAATGCTCTTACACCCTTTTATTTTTCAGAAACATTTTCCACAGTTTCATTGGGAAATGGAAGCACCTATTATCATTCTTTCATCAAAATCCTAATGCACCTTCTTCCAGAGAATGATTTTGAAGACTTTCTAGTAAAGATTCAGCGTCATAACGGCGAAACTGGTGAATCTATTGTATCAAACTCAACTCAGTCTTATCTGCCAATCCAAAATACAAAATCATATTTTGGGAATCTTAAAACTGAATTTCTTAATATTCTTTATCAAAGAAAATGGCAACTTAGGTTTCTAACTTCCCTTCTACTCATTATTCTTTCAACTACTTTTTTGGGGGGGAGTATTTTTTCCATAAAGAGGTCGCCAATCCGGGAAGCTTCCGTTCGGTCTGACTTACCTATCCCTTCTAAACCCACATTTTTGAATAGAACCGATCTTATTGCTGAAATTTCAAACAGTTTTAAGGATACACCTGAAATCCAAACTATTGCTATTATCGGACCCGGTGGTTCAGGGAAGACAACACTTGCTCGTCAATATGCACGCTCTCAAAAATCACCTATTGTTTGGGAAATAAATGCTGAAACTCAAGAAAGTCTTAGGAATTCATTTGAAAATTTTGCTTATGCTCTTTTAAAAACGGATGAAGAAAAAAAGGTAATGCGCGAGCTTCAAGGTATTAAAATGGCAGCGGAAAAAGATAAGAAAATAATTCAATTGGTAAAAGATTCTCTGAAGTTACGAACAGGTTGGTTGTTGATCTTTGATAACGTAGAAAAATTTAGCGATATTCAAAAATATTTTCCCTCGGACCCAAATGTGTGGGGAAATGGAAAAGTGATTCTGACCACAAGAGACAGTCATATTCAAAATAATAGCCAGATACAATTAGCCATACAGGTAGGGGAGCTAGAACCGTCGGAAAAATTAAATTTTTTTTTAAAAATTATGAATCATAGTTCTGGGCCTTCCTCCTCTCTTTCTAACAAAGGGGAGATAGAGAAGTTTTTAAATAATATACCCTCTTTTCCTCTAGATGTTTCTTTGGCAGCCCATTATTTAAAAGCAACTAGCACTTCTTATGAAGAGTACTTAATGCTCTTGAAGACAAGTAATAATGAGTTTTTAGAAATGCAGGAAAATGTTCTTAAAGACTCAACCAACTATACGAAAACTCGTTATAATATTATTGCAACTTCATTAAAAAAATTGACTAATGCCAACAAAGATTTTTCTGAGTTATTGCTCTTTATAAGCCTTATAGGCTCTCAAAATATTCCAAGAGACTTATTGCACAGATGTAAAGAAAAAACTATTGTTGATAATTTTATCTATCATTTAAAAAAATATTCACTGCTGACTGGTGAGGATAGTTTATCATCGCAGAATAATACATTTTCTCTCCATCGAAGCACGCAAGCGATTATTTTACCCTATCTTTTAGATGCACTACCTCTAGAAAAAAGAAACGAATTATTGAAGCGCATTACAAGAATCTTTGCCTATTATATAATTGATGCTGTAGATAAAGAAGAATTTTTAAAGCTAAAATATTTTGTAAGTCACATTAATGTTTTTTTAAGTTTTACAAATCTTATCAACGATGAGTATAAGCACATCATTACTAGTGAGTTAGGTATAATATATTATTATGAAAACAAATTTGTTATTGCAAAAAATTATTTAGAAAATAATATTGAATATTTTAATAATTTACAAAATATTAATCACTCTAGAATTGTAAGGTTATCAATATATTTGGGTAGTGTGTATTTTAACTTAGGAAATTATGAGAAAGCTAAAGATTATTTTGAAAGAAGTGTTGTTATATCCAAAAAACATCTCCCAAAAGACTATAAATTATTTTCAATGGCCTTAAATTCTTTAGGTAATTTTTATAAGATTTTAGGTAAATATGAAGAATCTAAAAAATTATTAGAAGAAAGCCTTGCAATTTATGAAAAGTATTTACCACAAAATTTCAATGATATAGCTAGTACATTAACAAACTTAGGAAGTCTTTATGCAATTCTTGGTGAACATACAAAATCAATAGAATTTCACCAAAAAAGTCTAGATATTTTGGAACAGAATTTTCCTGAAAACCATCCTGCCGTTCCTTTGGCATTAATACATTTAGGAGCAGTATACAGAATTACGGGAGATTACTATACATCGAAGAAATTGTTAGAAAGGGCTCTTAGAATTTCTAAACTGCACTTTTCAGATAATTACAATTATATAGCCCGCACTTCTTGTCACCTGGGAAATGTTTATAGAAAACTTGGATACTATGAGAAAGCTAAAGTACTTCTTGAACAAAGTCTCAAAATTTATGATCAATATTCTCCCGACGACTATGTTGGAAAGTCTTGGCCTTTAGCGCACCTAGGCATTCTTAATTACAATATTGGCAATTATGATAAAGCAGGTGATTTGTTAGAAAAAAGCCTTGTTCTTCTCAAGAAACATCTTCCAGAAAATCATATTGAAATTTCTTGGGTTCTTGCCCATCTAGGCATCGTTAATCGAGAAATAGGTAAGCTTGAAATATCCAAAAGTCAACTGGAGAAAAGCCTCGCAATTTATAAGAAATGTCTTCCCAATAATCATGTTGGAATTCCCTGGGTTATGATGCACTTGGCAAACACGTATAGCAAAATGGGGTATCATGAAAAAGCCCGAATTTTACTTGAAGAAAGTGTCCAGCTTCATAAAAATATATTCAAACAGGATAATATAAGACTTTCATGGGTCTCGGCACAACTGGGTAATATTTATTTGCATTTAAAAAATTACGAAAAAGCAAAAGCCTTAATTGAACATAGTCTTGAAAATCATCAAAAATACTATCAAAAGACTCATCCCAAAATTGCTTGGATGAATTCGCGCTTAAAGGTTGTTAACAAAGAGCTCGAGTTAATCAATAATAGCCAATGA